The sequence TCCCAGCTGCTTCTGGTGATAGGAATATCGTTCTGCACCTGTGCCCTGAGACAGCGCCTACAGTATGAAGGTCCCCAAAGAAGGGAGTCAAGATCACAGAGATGACACATCCTCAGGAAAACTAGTGTGGGGGCCAGAGGCACCTGGTCTCTAGAGGGAGGCCACAAAATGTGAGAACACACGACCAAGAAGCAAGGGCTGAGGGAAGCAGAAGCGGGGAGTGGCGTGAGGCCAGGAGAGAGCTTCCTGATGGCCTCCACCACCCCAGACGGTGTCTTTGCCAGGTCATCCAAGTCTCAGGAGCTGGCTTTTACTTAGTGAAATCAAATCCAGCATTTCTCACCCACGTAAACCTGTATAACTAGTGTCCAGACTTGGGCATGACAAAAAATAGACTTTATTCCCCTTAATTGAAAAGTGCTAAAGTAAGACCTGAGGTTCTGTCTTTAGTTGGAATATCTCAGTCTCTACCTTTCTGTAACCAGAAAGACAGTGACGGACAGGAGTAGGCTTAGATAAATTGAAAGGTGATCTAGTTTATTCCAGACTTGTAAAACCTTCGAGTTGCCCTCTGCTCTGCTTTGGATGGCAAGAGCTGGACAGTCCACCCCACACCATCAGAGGCAGACACCAGGACACAGAGCCCAGCCGCCTGTTGCCCGCTGCAAGGGAGCCACCCATGAGTGCCCTCCTGGGAGGTGGCAGGCCTAAGGGACCTGGTGGGGTCTGCCGTCTTTCCCAGCTGCGCCTCGGCCTTGGGAGCACCGGTGGGGATGTGGATGCAGGGGGGTATCAACGAGAGTGGCTCGGCAGGCTTCATCCTGGTGGGGTTCTCGGACCACCCTCGACTGCAGAGGGTTCTTTTTGTGACCATCTTGGCCTTGTACCTGCTCACCACCTTGGGGAACTCCGCCATCATCCTGGTGTCCCGCCTGGAGCCCCGGCTGCACacgcccatgtacttcttcctctcccaCCTGTCCCTCCTGGACTTCAGCTTCAGCAGCAGTGTTGTGCCCCAGCTCCTGGTCAACTTGCGGGATCCCTTCAAAACCATCTCCTATGGCGGCTGCGTGGCTCAGCTCTGTGTTTCCCTCGCGTTGGGGTCCACTGAGTGTGTCCTCCTGGCTGTCATGTCCTACGATCACTATGTTGCCGTCTGCCGTCCCCTCCATTATACCCTCTTGATGCACCCCCGCCTCTGTCACTCCCTGGCGGCTGCCGCGTGGCTCAGCGGAGTGGCCACCACCCTGGTACAGTCCACCCTCACCCTGCGGCTGCCCTTCTGTGGGCATCGCCGCGTGGACCACTTCATCTGTGAGGTCCCTGTGCTCATCAAGCTGGCCTGTGTGGACACCACCTTCAACGAGGCTGAGCTCTTTGTGGCCAGCATCCTGTTTCTGGTGCTGCCCCTGTCGCTCATCCTGGTGTCCTATGGCCACATCGCCCAGGCCGTGCTGAGGATCAGGTCAGCTGCTGGCAGGCGGAAGGCCTTCGGGACCTGCTCCTCCCACCTGCTGGTGGTCACCATCTTCTACGGGACCATCATCTTCATGTACCTGCAGCCGGCCCGGAGCCGATCCAAGGACCAGGGCAAGTTTGTCTCCCTGTTCTACATGGTGGTGACGCCCGTGCTCAACCCTCTGATTTACACTCTGAGGAATGAGGAGGTTAAAGGGGCACTCAAGAGGGTCCTAGAGAAGGTCCTGGGAGTAAGTTGTATATGATTGTCAAAAAGGTGTACATGCAACACTGTGAAGAGCATCTTTTGTGATATAAAACACATTTATCATCTGAAAACAGAACACTTTTGTGTCATTTTCTCTCTAAATTCCCTGGAATTCATGTGTATTCCCAACTTGGCCGCCACTCAGTAGTAGTGTGGCGTGGACCCTCGGTGCCCTAGCCTCCGGGGACTTTCTGTGAAGTGCATTATTTGTGAAGCACTTATGAGGCTCACTGTAAATCCGTGCTTTGCCAGACTGAGGTGAGCAGGGGCGTGCTGGGGATGTCCAGAGCAGCCAGCCCCTTGGTGAAGACACAACTTCTCTATGCGCCTTCCCACAGTTGCAGAGGGATGTGGGGCCCATGTGCTTACCAGGATGCCGCTGAGATGGCTGCAGGGTAGgaggggtgtgtgtgggtgtgtggaggTGTTGGTGAGCTGTCCTGTGGCCAGTCATTCACTGCCCAAGCAGCTCACCTGCTGAAGGCAGGGAAGAGATGGGAGAGGGGTGACACCGCACAGGGACCAGGACCTCCTTCCAGGTGACAGACAGAGGGCAGCAGAGCTGGCTCTGGCTGTGCTCAGATCTGATGAGCATCAAGTTTCTAGCTGTCAAGTGAGACTGGCGTCTGCTTCCTAAGAAATATGCAGTTGTGTGCTCTTCTCTGGCTTCCAAGGAGGTATAAACAGGGTACCCATTGCTGctggatggctacatttccatcaCAAAACACAGCTTACATAATTTTAAGGTTTATCTTTCAGGGAAAAGCATCATCAAAGTGATCCAATCATCTCCACTAACCAGTGCCCTTCGTTTCACATGGGTTCACTCTGAATGCCCGTGGCCTGGACCATTCTTGTTCTAGAAAGGAAGAATCTTGGATCTTGACCCTTGGAAAATTTGTGAGCTCAATGTtgccttttcatttcattttactgaaaCAGGCATTAGGCCGTCCATGGCAGGAAAGGATGGTCACGTTTAAACCTCCCTCAAAACAAACCAACGGTTCAGCGAGACAAGCAAGAATGTACGGGGAGCATCCTGCACTGTGCTGACCATTGCAGGACAGGACCGAGGTCAAGGGAGGAGGGCCATTTATAGTCTCAGAGGTAAAATGAGGAAGACCACACTGGCCCTGCGTGTGGGAGTTCTTGTCCCTTGACAGTTGGCTTAGCCACAGTGACGTGCAGGAAGCTGAGAGCATCTTCTGGAACTAAACAAGATGTGGCTCAGCTGGAATAAAGGTTCAGAGGTGAGAGGAGCAGGAGAAACCTGGGCGGGAGGCGCTGGCCATGAAGGCCATTGTGAGCCCGAAACGGGAGCGGGGAGCCCCAGGAGCTTATGTCTGTGCTGTAGGTCTCTCCTCAGACCTGCCCTCTGTTCCCTGAAGAAACATGGCACTCTTCACATTAGGGGAGTGCCCACAAGGCATTTTGGGTTGAGCCTGAGGAGTTGCACGTGGCAGGTGCTGGTGACCTTTCCTCCCGTTGTCCTGTGTGATGCCGTGATAAAGGAGAGTGGAGTCTGAGCACAAGCCACTGACTCATCTCACAGGATTTGGTCAACTTTCCACATGCTGAGTTCAGCCAAGGGAACTGAAGAGAAAGGGTGCGAATGAGGCTTTTTCTCCAGACAGCAATCACACAGGCACACAGCTGCCTCCCATTCAACTAGAACACGCAGGATGGTGCCTCGGGTCTAAAGGCTCTTGGAGTTTTACATCCCCATTTGTACAACTCTCTGAATGTCCTTAGAGGGTTCCTCTGAATCCTTTCAGAGTCATGTCACAAGCTCCATGGACTTAGGATCCATTTCTGGAACTTGGATTTCTTGCTTAAGTGTGTTTTGATTCcttgatttttacttttttttgtgtATTATAGATTCTTGCTTTGTGGTTACTCCGAGGCTTAGAGAACATCTGTTGATTAgtacaaattattttgaaatgatggtaacttaacataatcataaataaaagaaaaaataacaaaacaagaaGGAAGAAGGGTTGTCCGTGTCTTAGCCAGAGAGAAGCCACAGAGGCCGGGGAGCAGGAGGCTCACTCTGCTTTCCCAGTTTGGGTTACTGGTGGATCACAGGTATCCACTGCCATGtaccatttttgtattttttttgtgtgtgtcagttcagaaaagaaaattagtttaaaaataaaaagaaaatattagaaaaatacaaTGCTATTTTTATTAGCTCAAAAACTATGTTAAACGATGTATTTCCTCTATAAAGTAACGAGCCCAAGAGGTGTCAAAGGAAGAAGAGAGCCCTCCGCACAGGGAGAGAGTGTGACTTATTGTTCCTGGGTGACCCCCAGAGATCAGCAGTTCCTCAGCTCATTGCCAACGGGTCACGGGTACCTCCAGACCAACGGCTAGGAGAACGACACTTGTTTAAGGTTGCTGGGTGACCCTGGGGTTCCCCCTTCTCTTCACATCCTTATGACCACTCAGTAACTCCCCGGTGTAGGGGGAGATGCTTGTGCAAGACATGAACCTCAAACAGGGTTGTTTCAAAGCCACTCGTCCCGTGGGTCAAGAGCTGGCGGGACACAAAATAACGAAGCTAAGAAACGTCATATGATGCAATTCCTGACCGAGTGGGAACTCCAACAAGTTCAAACCGCCTCACAGTCAGAGTTCCTTCTGGCCGGGTCATTGGAGTATGCTCTGTCCCCAAACGGTTGTAAAGGGTGACAACGAACCTCGCAGCTGCAGTCAGGGTTGGCTTGTCCTCTCAGTGCAGTGAGGTGCCGATAGGTGAAGCTGGAGCACTGGCCGGTCTCAGCTCTGCATACTGAATGTGGACATGGGGCAATTTATTGACATCCCCAAAGTTAGTGTTCCACAGTTACTGTGTTCGATTGGCATGTGAAGTGCATTTTATTCACAGAAACAACGTAGTTAATAAGTAGAGATACAGAggtagatgagagagagagagagagagagagagagagagagagagacaggcacCTGATCCCACCATGGCATAACTCCAGAACTCGGTTCCACCGTGTTGAACACATAGCTGTTACAGTTCCCTTATAGAGGAGGGTGTGCAATTTTGGCCCAGGAGGGTGCACATGCTCAGCACCAGGACGAGAGGAAAGGCACCTTGAGGGCCTCTCAGGAACCAACCATGCTACAGCCATCACAGGCTCAGACAAGTGGAAATGCAAGCCTGCTTCAGGACTGGCGGAGACTAGAGGCCCAGGGAGCCCCAAACTCAAGGAGACACCATTTGGCCAACAAGCAGCTCTGAGGTCCTCCAGCTGTGGATTGGGCTGCCCAGCACTGCTCATGTGGGTGTCTCCACGTGACACTCCTTCTGCAGGATGCAGGGTGCAGGACATGGTGCAGGCTTCACCAGGGGTTCAAAGCAAGGCCCAGGGGCCAgacagggtgttgggggttggattcCCCGCACGCTGCCCCTGACAGGATGACGCACGGGGATCCGAGGTGAGATGAAGCTTCACTGAGACCCCAGGGAGGGAGAAGTGCTGGCCAGGGGATCTGCAGGCAGTGTGCAAAGCGGTCCAGAGAGTGGGACGCTCGGGCCACCATCATGAGAATCAAGCCCTTGGGAGCCCATGTCTGAGCACAGCGTGTCCAGAAGGATGGGCTTGGACCTGAGGATTTAATGTTCGTTCGCCCTGCTGGGTTTTGGTCTTGCTTTGATCTGAGCCCTCCTTTTTGTTCCCTTCTTTCTGCCTTTTGGAgtggaaatgtttaccctgtagcTGTCCCACTATTGAATCTCAGAAATAAGTaactctcatttttatttttacagggcTGGTAGCTGAGTCTTGGAGGAGATGGACGTGGACTTTGGGTCATGCAGCAGTTAAAATGTTGGTTCTCTGGGCTGAAGTGCATGCATGGCATGTTGCAAGGGCCCTTGTGGGTTATGGTGGAATACTGTGACTGGACCTGAAATGTCCCCAAAGGCCTGGGCGCTGAAGGCTTGGCCCCCAGCACAGAGCTCCAGCCTGGGAGAAGGGGCTGAGGGGAGGTCTCTGGGTCACTGGGCTGTGCCCATGAAGCTGTTCATGGGGGCAGACTGGCTCAAAGGCAGCCATCCTGGGTCGTGGGGAACCATAGCTGGGTTTCCCGCCTGGTTTCCCAGCAAGCCCTAAGGAGACAAAACCATTAGTCACATGTGGCCTTTACCACTGGATCCTGGCTCTAGgggtgtgcctgactcttcattaTTATCCTAATAAACCAGGCCTATTCCAGCCAGGAGGATGTCACTTTTGTCCTAACCCACTAATACTCCTCTCTTTCTGACCCAAATTGCAGGAATCCAACTGGTCTTGCTGCCACCCAGGACCCATTTTGTGTCAGTAAGCCCCCAAGTAAGTCCTTCCCTGTGCAAGCTGAGATCTCTCTGCCTCTCTTCCTTTGGTCTCATGGCACTTGGAGCCAGTCATCATAAACCAGGACTAGGCAGTCCCAGAAAAAGGGCA is a genomic window of Callospermophilus lateralis isolate mCalLat2 chromosome 5, mCalLat2.hap1, whole genome shotgun sequence containing:
- the LOC143398898 gene encoding olfactory receptor 2G2-like — encoded protein: MWMQGGINESGSAGFILVGFSDHPRLQRVLFVTILALYLLTTLGNSAIILVSRLEPRLHTPMYFFLSHLSLLDFSFSSSVVPQLLVNLRDPFKTISYGGCVAQLCVSLALGSTECVLLAVMSYDHYVAVCRPLHYTLLMHPRLCHSLAAAAWLSGVATTLVQSTLTLRLPFCGHRRVDHFICEVPVLIKLACVDTTFNEAELFVASILFLVLPLSLILVSYGHIAQAVLRIRSAAGRRKAFGTCSSHLLVVTIFYGTIIFMYLQPARSRSKDQGKFVSLFYMVVTPVLNPLIYTLRNEEVKGALKRVLEKVLGVSCI